Proteins encoded within one genomic window of Bacillus sp. 1NLA3E:
- a CDS encoding DUF1456 family protein has translation MLMENNDILIRLRYALDIKNNDMVEIFKLGGIETTKEEVLEILTKSTNDEAENEYIVKLNNMKLESFLNGFIIFKRGKQDPKPGLPESPPLSNECVNNFLLKKLKIALALTSEDMIDILKEAGVTITKGELSAILRKVGHKNYKECGDKYARNFLKGLTIKYRG, from the coding sequence TTGTTAATGGAAAATAACGATATATTAATTCGATTAAGGTACGCACTAGACATAAAAAATAACGATATGGTCGAGATCTTTAAGCTTGGTGGCATTGAAACAACCAAAGAAGAAGTGCTTGAAATACTAACGAAATCAACTAATGACGAAGCTGAAAATGAATACATAGTTAAATTAAATAATATGAAGCTAGAGTCGTTTTTAAATGGATTTATTATTTTTAAAAGAGGAAAACAAGATCCAAAACCAGGACTACCTGAAAGCCCACCACTTTCTAATGAATGTGTAAATAACTTCCTACTAAAGAAATTGAAAATAGCATTAGCATTAACAAGTGAGGATATGATCGATATTCTTAAAGAAGCAGGAGTCACGATCACTAAGGGGGAATTAAGCGCTATATTAAGAAAAGTAGGACATAAGAACTATAAAGAGTGTGGCGATAAATACGCTCGAAATTTCCTAAAAGGCTTAACGATAAAATATAGGGGATAA
- a CDS encoding ABC transporter ATP-binding protein — MGFIFQHSYLLKNLPIRDNIVLPGFKSGKLSREKVNQHVDELMVKTGIDNVAKHDIKKVSGGQLQRAAICRALINQPDILFGDEPTGALNSSTSRDVMDIINTVNTEGTTVIIVTHDAKVAAWAGRVIFLMDGKIHDELTLGKYDGDEKKKPSREKRLSEWLEKQEF; from the coding sequence ATGGGATTTATTTTTCAGCACTCCTATCTTCTAAAAAATTTACCTATCCGAGATAATATTGTACTTCCGGGGTTTAAGTCTGGTAAGCTGTCTAGAGAAAAGGTAAATCAACATGTCGATGAACTAATGGTAAAGACAGGAATTGACAATGTGGCGAAACATGATATTAAAAAGGTTTCAGGTGGGCAGCTGCAACGTGCAGCAATCTGTAGGGCACTCATCAATCAGCCGGATATTTTATTTGGGGATGAACCTACTGGAGCGCTAAATAGCAGTACCTCAAGAGATGTGATGGATATCATTAATACTGTTAACACAGAGGGCACAACCGTCATCATTGTTACCCATGATGCGAAAGTGGCAGCTTGGGCAGGCAGAGTAATATTCCTTATGGATGGAAAGATCCATGATGAACTAACATTGGGGAAATACGACGGTGACGAAAAGAAAAAACCATCCCGTGAGAAAAGGTTATCTGAGTGGTTAGAAAAACAGGAATTTTAG
- a CDS encoding DUF4256 domain-containing protein produces the protein MNNEKRKLSPEQREEILGILKGRFDKNMDRHKGLEWVKVQTKLETNTEKLWSLNEMERTGGEPDVIVHDKQVGEYIFYDCSAESPKGRRSVCYDREALESRKEHKPKNSAIDMAADMGIEILTEEQYREIQKLGNFDTKTSSWVKTPPNIRNLGGAIFCDRRYDTVFVYHNGAESYYAARGFRGSLMV, from the coding sequence ATGAATAATGAAAAAAGGAAGTTGTCACCAGAGCAACGTGAAGAAATACTCGGAATATTGAAAGGCCGTTTTGATAAAAACATGGATCGCCATAAAGGACTTGAATGGGTTAAAGTACAAACAAAGCTAGAAACTAATACAGAAAAACTGTGGTCGCTTAATGAAATGGAAAGAACCGGCGGTGAACCGGATGTTATTGTTCATGATAAACAAGTGGGCGAATACATTTTTTATGATTGTTCAGCGGAAAGTCCTAAAGGCAGAAGAAGTGTTTGTTACGACCGTGAAGCGCTGGAGTCAAGGAAAGAACACAAACCAAAAAACAGCGCTATTGATATGGCTGCTGACATGGGTATTGAGATTTTAACGGAAGAACAATACCGGGAGATACAGAAACTTGGGAATTTCGATACTAAAACATCGAGTTGGGTGAAAACACCCCCTAATATTAGAAATCTCGGTGGGGCCATCTTCTGTGATCGTCGCTACGACACGGTCTTTGTGTACCACAATGGAGCAGAGTCCTACTATGCTGCTAGGGGTTTCCGTGGCTCACTAATGGTCTAA
- a CDS encoding NAD(P)/FAD-dependent oxidoreductase, which produces MLRISNIKLRADFDPSKENELLAQKIQKILRVKQDKILSFSISKKSIDAREKSNVQLVYSVDVEIENERSYLGIKDVSSYNPLEYGIKKTNKTTRPVVVGSGPAGLFCALVLAEHGLNPVVVEQGMDVDKRKMAVEKFWKDGELETSSNVQFGEGGAGTFSDGKLTTGVKNTRIPKVLKEFVEAGAPSKIAYLAKPHIGTDILITVVRNIRKKIERLGGEVRFETKMKELIIENGEVRGVLLDRHGESETIETDAVVLAIGHSARDTFYMLKDLGVDMIPKPFAVGVRIEHHQKDIDLQQFGSFANNPLLGASDYKLNAHLPNGRGVYTFCMCPGGHVVAAASEKNAVVTNGMSYSARSGENANSALLVSITPNDFNGDVLAAIEFQRKLERKAFELGGRNYFAPVQLVGDFLVNKGSKQLGDIIPTYTPGVTPTDLRECLDDFIVDSLKDGLRVMDKKLAGFIKHDAVLSAVESRSSSPVTIRRNPLTFESNIKGLYPCGEGAGYAGGITSSAVDGIKCAEALMEIEN; this is translated from the coding sequence ATGTTAAGAATAAGTAATATTAAGCTTCGTGCTGATTTTGACCCAAGTAAGGAAAATGAACTTTTAGCTCAGAAAATTCAGAAAATACTAAGAGTCAAACAGGACAAAATATTGTCCTTTAGTATTTCTAAGAAGTCGATCGACGCAAGGGAAAAAAGTAATGTCCAGCTTGTTTATTCTGTTGATGTTGAAATTGAAAACGAGAGATCGTATTTAGGAATAAAAGATGTCTCATCCTATAATCCATTAGAATATGGGATCAAGAAAACCAATAAAACCACCCGTCCTGTAGTAGTAGGCAGTGGACCCGCTGGACTTTTCTGTGCCTTGGTTTTAGCAGAACATGGATTAAACCCCGTTGTTGTAGAGCAGGGAATGGACGTCGATAAAAGAAAAATGGCTGTTGAAAAGTTTTGGAAAGACGGCGAGCTTGAAACGAGTAGTAATGTCCAATTTGGTGAGGGTGGAGCCGGAACATTTTCCGATGGGAAATTAACAACTGGTGTAAAAAATACTAGAATTCCGAAAGTATTAAAGGAATTCGTAGAAGCGGGTGCTCCTAGTAAGATCGCTTATTTAGCAAAGCCCCATATTGGAACGGACATTTTGATCACGGTTGTTAGAAATATTCGTAAAAAAATCGAACGACTTGGTGGGGAAGTCCGTTTCGAAACGAAAATGAAGGAACTTATCATCGAAAATGGTGAAGTTAGAGGCGTGCTACTAGATAGGCATGGAGAGTCTGAGACAATAGAAACTGATGCTGTAGTATTGGCGATAGGGCATAGTGCTCGAGACACTTTTTATATGTTAAAGGATTTAGGTGTAGACATGATACCGAAGCCTTTTGCTGTAGGTGTACGTATTGAACATCACCAAAAAGACATCGATTTACAGCAATTCGGCAGCTTTGCAAATAATCCACTACTTGGTGCATCTGACTATAAGTTGAATGCCCATCTTCCCAATGGACGAGGTGTTTACACGTTTTGTATGTGCCCTGGAGGTCATGTTGTTGCAGCGGCATCAGAAAAAAATGCTGTAGTGACAAATGGTATGAGCTATAGCGCAAGAAGTGGTGAAAATGCTAATAGTGCATTGCTTGTTTCTATCACACCAAATGATTTTAATGGAGATGTACTGGCGGCTATAGAGTTTCAAAGAAAGCTTGAGCGAAAAGCATTTGAACTTGGTGGCAGAAATTATTTTGCACCAGTACAATTGGTCGGCGATTTCTTAGTAAATAAGGGTAGTAAACAACTTGGCGATATTATCCCAACTTATACCCCGGGTGTTACACCAACGGACTTAAGAGAATGTCTAGATGATTTTATCGTTGATAGTTTAAAAGACGGGTTGCGAGTAATGGATAAAAAACTTGCGGGCTTTATCAAACATGATGCAGTTTTATCAGCTGTAGAAAGCCGAAGTTCATCACCTGTTACAATTAGGCGAAATCCTCTGACATTTGAGTCGAACATCAAAGGGTTATACCCTTGTGGTGAAGGTGCAGGTTATGCTGGAGGAATCACGTCTAGTGCTGTTGACGGAATAAAATGTGCAGAAGCGTTAATGGAGATTGAAAATTAG